The following coding sequences lie in one Acidimicrobiia bacterium genomic window:
- a CDS encoding TetR/AcrR family transcriptional regulator, with translation MALDVTLDVPLQEQAVTSGGDISHRLLHAAAELFAEKGYEQAGVAEIARRAGVTTGAIYSRYTGKAQLILDAVEHHMPDEITRLLRSATDQRSPTVVLAELGEHLLDDLHEGTGLFLEAIVASRRDPELSERIQKQIDEEEQQLAGLITAAKTAGLLDPELDDLAVVRLAHAIGFGMILTRTMGLNLPSPEAWTKLINRFISSLSPPIRPPRLATTQQRTIQ, from the coding sequence ATGGCTCTTGACGTTACATTGGATGTTCCCCTCCAAGAACAAGCAGTTACCTCTGGTGGCGACATTAGCCATCGCCTTCTCCACGCCGCCGCTGAACTCTTTGCCGAAAAAGGCTACGAACAAGCTGGCGTGGCCGAAATAGCCCGCCGAGCCGGCGTCACCACCGGTGCTATTTACAGTCGGTACACCGGCAAAGCGCAATTGATTCTGGATGCCGTTGAGCACCACATGCCCGACGAAATCACTCGCCTCCTGCGCTCCGCCACTGATCAACGGTCCCCCACCGTGGTCCTGGCTGAACTCGGCGAGCACCTTCTCGATGACCTGCATGAAGGAACCGGACTTTTTTTAGAAGCCATCGTGGCCTCTCGCCGAGACCCTGAACTTTCTGAGCGCATCCAAAAACAAATTGACGAAGAAGAGCAGCAACTGGCCGGCCTCATTACCGCCGCCAAGACGGCTGGATTGCTCGACCCAGAACTTGATGACCTTGCCGTAGTGCGTCTCGCTCACGCCATCGGTTTCGGCATGATCTTGACCCGCACCATGGGTCTCAACCTGCCCTCCCCTGAGGCTTGGACCAAACTAATCAACCGTTTCATCTCAAGTTTGTCCCCCCCAATCCGACCACCAAGACTAGCCACAACTCAACAAAGGACCATCCAATGA
- a CDS encoding DUF3501 family protein — protein MNLPPHHVRRSQIVDFETYADQRDSERQAAMAIKAPRRVHLGDYLTFLFENHATIRYQVQEMMRAEKIVRESSIEEELSTYNELLGGVGQLGCALLIEIAAEVDRKPLLIKWLGLQAHLYLVLSDGSRVYAEFDPAQVGDDRLSAVQYLTFSLDQVEPGGGPVAVGCDFPDLTDEIALTAEQQSALAADLAATQV, from the coding sequence ATGAACCTTCCCCCCCACCATGTACGTCGTAGCCAGATTGTCGACTTTGAAACTTACGCCGACCAGCGAGACAGCGAACGACAAGCCGCTATGGCCATCAAAGCGCCGAGACGAGTGCATCTCGGCGACTACTTAACTTTTCTTTTTGAGAACCACGCCACCATTCGCTATCAGGTGCAAGAAATGATGCGGGCCGAAAAAATTGTGCGCGAATCATCTATTGAAGAAGAGCTCTCCACCTACAACGAACTTCTGGGCGGAGTAGGGCAATTGGGCTGCGCTTTACTTATAGAGATCGCCGCCGAAGTCGACCGTAAACCTTTGTTGATCAAATGGCTGGGCCTTCAAGCACACCTTTATTTAGTCCTCAGCGATGGGTCCCGGGTGTACGCCGAGTTCGACCCGGCACAAGTGGGCGATGACCGGCTTTCTGCCGTGCAGTACCTGACCTTTTCTTTGGATCAAGTTGAACCCGGTGGTGGGCCAGTAGCGGTGGGCTGCGACTTCCCTGACCTCACCGACGAGATAGCGTTAACCGCCGAACAGCAATCTGCGCTGGCCGCCGACTTGGCCGCTACTCAGGTCTAA
- a CDS encoding LLM class F420-dependent oxidoreductase: MEFGVSIFPCAYTIAPTVLGPALESRGFESLWVAEHSHIPVDRTAPWPGGSVLPQMYYDTMDPFVVLSAVAAVTTKLKVATGIALVIQRDTIQLAKEVATLDVLSGGRFLLGIGAGWGLEEMQNHGTDPARRFGLMREKMEAMKTIWQNDPAEYHGQQVEFAPLVANPKPIQKPHPPIHVGGAFPGGLNRAVRYGNGWIPIAGRGDFDPATWLSARDQACEEAGRHPDEVEVTIYGAPHDRAQIEEFAALGVNRVVFGLPPEGADKVLPMLDQLAEIKAGL; the protein is encoded by the coding sequence ATGGAGTTCGGGGTAAGTATTTTTCCATGCGCGTACACCATTGCTCCCACCGTGTTGGGGCCAGCGTTAGAAAGCCGCGGCTTTGAGTCGCTTTGGGTGGCTGAGCACAGCCATATTCCCGTGGATCGCACGGCGCCCTGGCCAGGTGGGTCAGTGCTGCCACAAATGTATTACGACACCATGGATCCCTTTGTCGTGCTTTCCGCAGTGGCGGCAGTTACCACCAAACTAAAAGTAGCAACCGGTATTGCCTTGGTGATCCAACGCGACACTATTCAGTTGGCCAAAGAAGTGGCCACCCTTGACGTCCTCTCCGGAGGGCGTTTTTTGTTGGGCATCGGAGCAGGCTGGGGACTCGAAGAAATGCAGAACCACGGCACCGACCCCGCCCGCCGCTTTGGTTTGATGCGTGAAAAAATGGAAGCTATGAAAACCATTTGGCAGAATGACCCGGCGGAGTACCACGGCCAACAAGTGGAGTTTGCGCCGCTAGTGGCGAACCCCAAGCCAATACAAAAACCACATCCACCGATCCATGTGGGGGGTGCTTTTCCTGGTGGGCTAAACCGGGCGGTGCGTTACGGCAACGGGTGGATTCCCATTGCCGGTCGCGGCGACTTTGACCCGGCCACATGGTTGTCTGCTCGAGATCAAGCATGTGAAGAAGCCGGCCGCCACCCTGATGAGGTAGAGGTCACTATTTATGGGGCACCCCACGATCGAGCGCAGATAGAAGAGTTCGCCGCTTTAGGCGTTAACCGCGTGGTGTTTGGTTTGCCTCCTGAAGGAGCCGACAAGGTGTTGCCGATGCTTGACCAGTTAGCAGAAATTAAAGCGGGTCTTTAG